ACAGCGCTGCAGAGGTATTGGAATCGAGGATCGCAAACGGCCAAGGCTATGCCCGCTTGAATGCGGCTCTGCATCGTGCAGCAGGCATTCCCGCCAAGATCGTCAAAGGCGAGGTATTGATCGGTGAAGAGTGGTATGATCATTACTGGAACGAGATCTACACCGGCGGCCGCTGGATTATCCAGGATGCTGCATGGGATGCCGGCGATCTCGACGGCGAGCAGGGCACCTTCCGAGCCAGACTAAGCCATGAATATTTTGATCCAGACATCGACTGGTTTAATCTCGATCATAAGAAGATAAGGGATAACAGAGAGTAAGCGCGTGCCGCTTACTCTTTCTTTGTATATATGGGGATCTTGGATGCAGCGGGCGAGAAGGGCGTTCTGAGGGTTGCGGCTATTTTTTGCGTAAGTTTCGGAAAAAAGAGGTCAGAAGCTCGGCGCATTGCTCCTGCTCGATCCCCGAGATGATCTCTGTCCGGTGGTTGAACCGATCATCGTTCAGGAGATTCATGAGCGTACCGGCGCAGCCGGCCTTCGGATCGGAAGTACCGTATACGAGCAGCGGGATACGGGCTTGCAGGATCGCGCCGGCGCACATCGGGCACGGTTCGAGCGTCACGTACAGCGTGCAGCCCAGCAAACGCCATGCACCTAATGTTTCGCTCGCTTGCCGGATGGCGATCATCTCGGCATGGGCGGTGGGATCAAGGGAGGTCTCCCGGGTGTTGTGACCGCGGCCGACGATGACCCCGTCGCGCACGATGACAGCGCCGATGGGGACTTCATGGATCGCTTCGGCTTTCTTGGCTTCGCGGATTGCTTCCTGCATCCAGTAGTGATGATCTAGATGGTCGTTCATAAGGCAACCTCCGTTGGGATGTACATTAAGCATAGATCAGATGATCACTATGCATAAGTCAAGAATATCATGAACAGCTGATATGCTTACTATTGTAGGGAAACCCGGCGTCGTGTTGCAAGCTGTCCTAAATCGCTCGATGGTGCAGAATGGATCGAGCAAAGTCAGCTGGAAAGGACTTTGGGCGGCATACAGATGACATGACCGTTGGGATGTTTTATAATTAGGATTGGCTAACTATGCAGTTACCGATGAATATTATCATTACGCATACCATGATAAACTAGATGCGATATAAGGAGCGCACAAGATATGGCTTTACAAGCAGGAATCGTCGGATTGCCGAACGTCGGCAAGTCTACATTGTTTAATGCGATTACGCAGGCCGGCGCGGAGTCGGCGAATTACCCGTTCTGCACGATTGAACCCAATGTCGGCGTGGTAGAAGTGCCAGATGATCGGCTGAATCGAATTGCAGAGATCGTTAAGCCGCAGCGAATCCTGCCGACGGCTTTTGAATTTGTGGATATCGCGGGTCTGGTGAAGGGTGCGAGCAAGGGAGAAGGGCTCGGGAATAAGTTTCTCTCCCATATCCGTGAAGTGGATGCGATCGTACACGTCGTTCGCTGCTTCGAAGATGAGAATATCACGCACGTCTCGGGCGGGGTGGACCCGATCAGCGATATCGAGACGATTAATCTGGAACTCATCTTGGCCGATCTGGAAACGGTGGAACGGCGCATCGAGCGCACCCGCAAGAATATGAAGGGCGGCAACAAGCAATTCGCCAAGGAACTCGAATGCCTCGAGCGGATTAAGGACGCCCTCTACAATGATCGAGCGGCTAGAACGGTTGAACTAAGCGATGAAGAGCGGCCGCTCATCCGCGATCTGCATCTGCTGACGATGAAGCCGGTGCTGTATGCAGCGAATGTCAGTGAGGAAGAAGCGGCCAACTATGGGGGCAATCCTTATGTGAAACAAGTTCAGGAGTACGCTGCGCAGGAAAATGCCGAAGTCATCGCCATCTGTGCGAAGGTGGAGGCAGAGATCGCCGAACTGGAAGGTGAGGACAAAGAGCTGTTCCTTCAAGAGCTCGGCCTCAAGGAATCTGGATTGAACCGCTTGATTCGCAGCGCTTATAAGCTTCTCGGTCTGCAGACGTACTTCACCGCGGGCGAACAAGAGGTAAGAGCTTGGACGATCAGGGCCAATACCAAGGCACCGCAGGCTGCCGGGATCATCCACTCGGACTTTGAACGCGGCTTTATCCGTGCGGAAGTGGTCTCGTACGAAGACTTGATCGCATGCGGATCGATGGCCGCCGTTCGCGAGAAGGGGCTGTTAAGACTCGAAGGCAAGGACTATGTGGTGCAGGATGGAGACATCATTCATTTCCGGTTTAATGTGTAACGTATGCAGGACAGGAACGGCTGGGCGGTCTCCCTGGGCGGAGCTGCTTGCCGTTTTTTGCGAATGATAGATGTGTATGACAGCCAGGTTAGCTGGTCATTCCGCCGGCCATTCATATCGGCGATTCATGTTGGCGATTCATGTCGCTCATTCATGCCGGTCATTCAAAGCCGGTAAATCCATACACTAAAATCCATACACTAAAATCCATACACCAAAATCCATACACCAAAGGGGTGAATACGATTGTTAGACAGATTGCAATCCCTTGCAGATCGATATGAGAAGCTCAGCGAACTGCTGTGCGATCCGGACGTGGTAAACGACAGCAAGAAGCTGCGGGAATATTCCAAAGAACAGTCCGATCTGCAAGAGGCCTATGATCTATATATGGAATACAAGAAGGCGCGGGAGCAGCTGGATTCGGCCAAGGAGATGCTGCAAGAGAAGCTCGACGATGAGATGCGCGAACTGGTGAAGATGGAGATCGGGGAACTCACCGAGAAGATTCGCAGCTTGGAAGAGCGGATCAAGATCGTCCTCCTGCCGAAGGATCCGAATGACGATAAGAACGTCATCGTGGAGATCCGCGGCGCAGCCGGCGGAGATGAGGCGGCTTTGTTTGCTGCTGATCTGTTCCGCATGTACTCGCGCTATGCCGAGATGCAGGGATGGAAGATCGAAGTCCTGGAAGCCCATGAGAATGATCTCGGCGGCTTCAAGGAGATCATCTTCATGGTCAAGGGCAAGGGAGCTTACAGCAAGCTCAAATACGAAAGCGGCGCACACCGCGTGCAGCGCGTACCGGTTACCGAGTCGGGAGGACGCATCCATACCTCGACATCGACGGTCGGCGTGATGCCGGAGATGGACGAGATCGAAGTCGAGATCAAGGAATCCGACATTCGCGTCGA
The nucleotide sequence above comes from Insulibacter thermoxylanivorax. Encoded proteins:
- the tadA gene encoding tRNA adenosine(34) deaminase TadA; the encoded protein is MNDHLDHHYWMQEAIREAKKAEAIHEVPIGAVIVRDGVIVGRGHNTRETSLDPTAHAEMIAIRQASETLGAWRLLGCTLYVTLEPCPMCAGAILQARIPLLVYGTSDPKAGCAGTLMNLLNDDRFNHRTEIISGIEQEQCAELLTSFFRNLRKK
- the ychF gene encoding redox-regulated ATPase YchF, whose amino-acid sequence is MALQAGIVGLPNVGKSTLFNAITQAGAESANYPFCTIEPNVGVVEVPDDRLNRIAEIVKPQRILPTAFEFVDIAGLVKGASKGEGLGNKFLSHIREVDAIVHVVRCFEDENITHVSGGVDPISDIETINLELILADLETVERRIERTRKNMKGGNKQFAKELECLERIKDALYNDRAARTVELSDEERPLIRDLHLLTMKPVLYAANVSEEEAANYGGNPYVKQVQEYAAQENAEVIAICAKVEAEIAELEGEDKELFLQELGLKESGLNRLIRSAYKLLGLQTYFTAGEQEVRAWTIRANTKAPQAAGIIHSDFERGFIRAEVVSYEDLIACGSMAAVREKGLLRLEGKDYVVQDGDIIHFRFNV
- the prfA gene encoding peptide chain release factor 1; this translates as MLDRLQSLADRYEKLSELLCDPDVVNDSKKLREYSKEQSDLQEAYDLYMEYKKAREQLDSAKEMLQEKLDDEMRELVKMEIGELTEKIRSLEERIKIVLLPKDPNDDKNVIVEIRGAAGGDEAALFAADLFRMYSRYAEMQGWKIEVLEAHENDLGGFKEIIFMVKGKGAYSKLKYESGAHRVQRVPVTESGGRIHTSTSTVGVMPEMDEIEVEIKESDIRVDTFCSSGPGGQSVNTTKSAVRVTHLPTGIVVTCQDGKSQNSNKEMALRVLRARIYEAKRQEEEAKYADERKAKVGTGDRSERIRTYNFPQSRVTDHRIGLTLQKLDRVLDGELDEIITALTIAEQSQMLEQEQLAQ